One genomic window of Methyloceanibacter sp. wino2 includes the following:
- the rimM gene encoding ribosome maturation factor RimM (Essential for efficient processing of 16S rRNA) → MGGEANLVLLGEIGAAQGLKGEVRVRSYTEEPADIAAYGPLRNEAGTKTIEISRVRVTPKAVIARIKGVTTREAAEALNRTKLYVARDALPEAADDEWYVGDLVGLKAVSAEGGPLGTVAAIHNFGAGDIMEVERTEGGPSLLVAFTDDTVPEIDIAAGRLVLVPPEEIEASDDGDA, encoded by the coding sequence TTGGGCGGCGAGGCAAACCTGGTTCTCCTTGGCGAGATCGGCGCGGCACAGGGCCTGAAGGGCGAGGTGCGCGTGCGGTCCTATACGGAAGAGCCGGCGGACATCGCCGCCTACGGGCCCTTGCGCAATGAGGCGGGCACGAAGACGATTGAGATCAGCCGTGTCCGCGTCACGCCCAAGGCGGTGATCGCACGCATCAAGGGTGTGACCACCCGCGAAGCCGCCGAGGCGCTGAACCGCACCAAGCTCTATGTCGCGCGCGATGCCCTGCCAGAAGCGGCCGACGACGAATGGTACGTTGGCGACCTGGTCGGCCTGAAAGCGGTCTCGGCCGAAGGCGGGCCACTCGGCACGGTCGCGGCAATCCACAATTTCGGCGCGGGCGATATTATGGAAGTCGAACGCACCGAAGGCGGCCCTTCTCTGCTCGTTGCCTTCACGGACGACACGGTTCCTGAGATCGACATCGCCGCGGGACGCCTGGTGCTGGTCCCGCCGGAAGAGATCGAGGCGTCAGACGACGGCGACGCTTAG
- a CDS encoding MFS transporter produces the protein MRATTTTRKALPPTVWALGFTSLFMDVSSELIHGLLPLFLVVNLGASAAVLGLVEGIAEAAAQIVKVFSGWLSDTLRRRKALAVAGYGLAAVTKPLFPLASTVALVAFARLVDRIGKGIRGAPRDALVADVTPPAQRGAAFGLRQSLDTVGATLGPLLAIGLMALFNDDIRTVLWFAVIPAVISVAILLIFVRDPGPQHVSADSAKRVPIKLRDLSGLGRFYWFVVGAGAVFTLARFSEAFLVIRAYGEGLPLALAPAVIAVMSIVFALAAYPAGRLQDQVGARPPLLAGLAALIAADLLLAFGSGLVAVFLAIGLWGLHLGLTQGVLSALVAHAAPAKLRGTAFGVFGLTVGVATLVASLVAGILWDAVSPEATFLTGAGFAAAALVAFLALRPVERA, from the coding sequence GTGCGCGCAACGACGACAACCCGCAAGGCGCTTCCGCCGACGGTCTGGGCGCTGGGCTTTACATCCCTCTTCATGGATGTGTCCTCGGAGCTGATCCACGGGTTGCTGCCCCTGTTCCTGGTCGTGAATCTCGGGGCGAGTGCCGCCGTCCTCGGCCTCGTGGAGGGGATTGCCGAGGCAGCCGCCCAGATCGTGAAGGTCTTCTCGGGTTGGCTCTCCGACACGCTTCGGCGCCGCAAAGCCCTGGCGGTGGCGGGCTACGGCCTCGCCGCGGTGACCAAGCCGCTGTTTCCCTTGGCGAGCACAGTCGCGCTGGTGGCGTTCGCGCGCCTCGTGGACCGGATCGGCAAGGGCATTCGCGGAGCCCCGCGCGATGCGCTGGTCGCCGACGTGACGCCGCCCGCGCAGCGGGGCGCGGCCTTCGGCCTGCGGCAATCGCTCGACACGGTCGGCGCGACGCTCGGGCCGCTGCTGGCGATCGGGCTCATGGCGCTGTTCAACGACGATATCCGCACCGTGCTGTGGTTCGCCGTCATCCCCGCCGTGATCTCCGTCGCGATCCTCCTGATCTTCGTCCGGGACCCTGGCCCGCAGCACGTGTCGGCGGACAGCGCCAAACGCGTCCCCATCAAGCTGCGCGACTTAAGCGGGCTCGGGCGGTTCTACTGGTTCGTGGTTGGCGCGGGCGCCGTGTTCACCCTGGCCCGGTTCAGCGAGGCCTTCCTGGTGATCCGGGCCTATGGCGAGGGCTTGCCTTTGGCGCTGGCGCCGGCTGTCATCGCGGTGATGAGCATCGTCTTCGCGCTCGCCGCCTATCCGGCGGGGCGCCTTCAGGACCAGGTCGGGGCGCGGCCGCCGCTGCTGGCGGGGCTGGCTGCGCTGATCGCCGCGGACCTGCTGCTGGCTTTCGGCTCGGGCCTCGTGGCCGTGTTCCTTGCGATCGGCCTCTGGGGTCTCCATTTGGGACTGACACAGGGCGTGCTCTCGGCGCTGGTGGCCCATGCGGCGCCCGCCAAGCTGCGCGGCACCGCTTTCGGGGTCTTCGGCCTCACGGTCGGGGTCGCCACGCTGGTGGCGAGCCTGGTCGCGGGGATCCTCTGGGATGCCGTCTCGCCGGAAGCCACGTTCCTGACAGGCGCCGGATTTGCCGCGGCCGCTCTGGTCGCCTTTCTGGCGCTCCGGCCCGTTGAACGGGCCTAG
- the dapF gene encoding diaminopimelate epimerase — translation MSATTHSFRKMNGLGNDFVVIDRRTDELALPADAVRAIADRAAGIGCDQLITLDPSSEADVFMRIWNADGGEVAACGNAARCVAGVVAGELGRPSVTIETEDQVLGAYAGADGLVTIDMGEPRLAWDEIPLAEEFHDTSCIELQAGPIDAPVLHSPGVVSMGNPHAIFFVDDVETIDLGRIGPMLEHHPRFPERANISVAQIVDEGHIRLRTWERGAGLTRACGTAACASAVAAVRRGLTDRKVTVSLPGGDLVIEWREGDGHVLMTGPYALDFEGTLPPALLGSEAQGV, via the coding sequence ATGAGCGCCACGACGCATAGCTTTCGCAAGATGAACGGTCTCGGGAACGACTTTGTCGTGATCGATCGCCGAACGGACGAACTTGCCTTGCCGGCCGATGCAGTGCGCGCGATCGCGGACCGTGCGGCGGGCATCGGCTGCGATCAGTTGATCACGCTCGACCCGTCTTCAGAGGCCGACGTGTTCATGCGCATCTGGAACGCCGATGGGGGCGAGGTGGCCGCCTGCGGCAACGCCGCACGCTGCGTGGCGGGCGTCGTAGCCGGTGAGCTGGGACGCCCTTCGGTGACCATCGAAACCGAGGATCAGGTGCTCGGCGCCTATGCGGGCGCGGACGGTCTCGTCACCATCGACATGGGCGAGCCGCGCCTTGCCTGGGACGAGATCCCGCTGGCCGAGGAGTTCCACGACACGAGTTGTATCGAACTTCAGGCCGGGCCGATCGATGCGCCGGTGCTGCATTCGCCGGGCGTCGTCAGCATGGGCAATCCGCATGCGATCTTCTTCGTCGACGACGTCGAGACGATCGATCTCGGCCGGATCGGGCCGATGCTGGAGCACCATCCGCGGTTTCCCGAGCGCGCCAATATTTCGGTCGCGCAAATTGTTGACGAGGGCCATATCCGCCTTCGCACCTGGGAACGGGGCGCGGGCCTTACCCGCGCCTGCGGTACCGCGGCCTGTGCGTCCGCCGTGGCGGCGGTCCGGCGCGGCCTGACCGACCGCAAGGTCACCGTGTCGCTGCCGGGCGGCGATCTCGTGATCGAGTGGCGCGAGGGCGACGGTCATGTGTTGATGACGGGCCCCTACGCCCTGGATTTCGAGGGTACCTTGCCGCCAGCGCTGCTTGGCTCAGAAGCGCAAGGCGTCTGA
- a CDS encoding SMR family transporter, translating to MSALKPYLYLAAAIVFEVIGTSSLKESEGFTRLIPSLVTAAAYAASFTLLAFTLKTIPVGLAYAIWSGVGIVLIAAIGWFRFNQTLDTPALVGLSLIVAGVVVINAFSKSLPH from the coding sequence ATGTCCGCGCTCAAACCCTACCTCTATCTTGCCGCCGCAATCGTCTTCGAGGTGATCGGAACCTCTTCCCTGAAGGAATCCGAAGGCTTCACGCGCCTCATACCCAGTCTCGTCACGGCGGCCGCCTATGCGGCCTCGTTCACCCTTTTGGCCTTCACGCTCAAGACCATCCCTGTCGGGCTGGCCTATGCCATTTGGTCAGGCGTGGGCATTGTCCTCATCGCGGCGATCGGCTGGTTCCGTTTCAACCAAACACTGGATACGCCCGCTCTTGTCGGGCTCAGCCTGATCGTCGCCGGTGTCGTCGTCATCAACGCCTTCTCGAAGTCGCTGCCGCATTAG
- the rpsP gene encoding 30S ribosomal protein S16 — MSLKIRLSRGGAKKRPFYRIVVADSRSPRDGRYIEKIGTFNPLLPRDSDDRIKLDTDRVKHWLSNGALPTDRVLRFLDAEGLMKREPRNNPEKAKPGKKRLEREEAKRAAEEAKAAEAKEAAEKEAADAAAAAEEEADEEATDEVAAEEAKEASE, encoded by the coding sequence ATGTCACTGAAGATCAGACTGTCGCGGGGCGGTGCCAAGAAGCGCCCGTTTTACCGCATCGTCGTTGCCGACTCGCGCAGCCCGCGCGACGGCCGCTATATCGAGAAGATCGGCACGTTCAACCCGCTGCTGCCGCGCGATTCCGACGACCGCATCAAGCTCGACACCGACCGTGTGAAGCATTGGCTGTCCAACGGCGCCCTGCCGACGGACCGGGTGCTCCGCTTCCTGGACGCCGAAGGCCTGATGAAGCGCGAGCCGCGCAACAATCCGGAGAAGGCCAAGCCCGGCAAGAAGCGCCTCGAGCGCGAGGAAGCCAAGCGCGCCGCCGAAGAGGCAAAAGCCGCCGAAGCCAAGGAAGCCGCAGAGAAGGAAGCTGCCGACGCGGCTGCTGCCGCGGAAGAAGAGGCCGACGAGGAGGCCACCGACGAGGTCGCCGCTGAGGAAGCCAAAGAGGCTTCCGAGTAA
- a CDS encoding amidase, translating to MLGIPKHDPVHALVPHTLEEPITGAEAGPLAGRSFMVKDLFAIAGRKTGNGNPEFYAAASPAPATAPAVATLLDSGAMLTGITICDEFFYSVLGTNAHYGQPVNPRAGRYVTGGSSCGSAAAVAAQMCDFALGSDTGGSIRVPASFCGLFGLRPTHGRIDMNGVTPMAPSFDTVGVLAADAELFRTVSRLLLQGDGRETPIERLILATDIVSECEASVDQLVWRTLDTLAPALPDVQHAEIAGETIVSWRAAFATIQGFEIQSTLLPFVRDNNVELGPGIKERFEIAAGISPEDAEDARQVRQTVAAHLKTILQPGTAIVLPTTPTQPPERNIPDGASFAEYRTRTLQNTCMAGLAGLPQISVPVGEAAGCPAGLSFIGWEGGDEALLDFAVGLSDLL from the coding sequence ATGCTGGGCATTCCGAAACACGATCCCGTTCATGCGCTCGTTCCCCATACGCTCGAAGAGCCGATAACGGGGGCCGAGGCCGGCCCCCTTGCCGGACGCAGCTTCATGGTGAAGGACCTCTTTGCCATCGCAGGCCGCAAGACCGGGAACGGCAACCCTGAATTCTACGCCGCCGCGTCGCCTGCCCCTGCGACGGCGCCGGCCGTAGCGACGCTCCTGGATTCCGGCGCCATGCTGACCGGCATCACCATTTGCGACGAGTTCTTCTACAGCGTGCTCGGGACCAACGCCCATTACGGCCAGCCCGTGAATCCGCGCGCGGGCCGCTATGTGACGGGCGGTTCCTCCTGCGGCTCGGCCGCCGCCGTGGCCGCTCAGATGTGCGATTTCGCGCTCGGCTCCGACACGGGTGGCTCGATCCGCGTCCCGGCGTCGTTCTGCGGGCTCTTCGGGCTCCGTCCGACCCACGGCCGTATCGACATGAACGGCGTGACGCCCATGGCCCCGAGCTTCGACACCGTGGGTGTCTTGGCGGCGGATGCGGAGCTGTTCCGGACCGTCTCCCGCCTCCTGCTGCAGGGTGACGGCCGCGAGACCCCGATCGAGCGGCTCATCCTCGCGACAGACATTGTCTCCGAATGCGAGGCGAGCGTGGACCAGCTTGTCTGGCGCACCCTCGATACGCTGGCGCCCGCGCTGCCGGACGTCCAGCACGCCGAAATTGCCGGGGAGACCATCGTTTCCTGGCGAGCGGCCTTCGCGACAATCCAAGGCTTCGAGATCCAGTCGACCCTCCTGCCCTTCGTGAGGGACAACAACGTGGAGCTCGGGCCCGGGATCAAGGAGCGCTTCGAGATCGCCGCCGGCATCAGCCCGGAGGATGCCGAGGACGCGCGGCAGGTTCGCCAGACCGTGGCCGCCCATCTCAAGACTATCCTCCAGCCCGGAACGGCGATCGTCCTGCCGACCACGCCGACCCAGCCGCCAGAGCGCAACATTCCCGACGGCGCCTCGTTTGCGGAGTACCGCACACGCACCCTGCAGAATACCTGCATGGCCGGCCTTGCCGGGTTGCCGCAGATCTCGGTCCCCGTGGGCGAAGCGGCCGGCTGCCCGGCCGGGCTGTCCTTCATCGGCTGGGAAGGCGGCGATGAAGCTTTGCTGGACTTTGCAGTCGGGCTGTCCGACTTGCTCTGA
- a CDS encoding integron has translation MVSMLNSRTLGLAAALVLTGLSVSALAQQPQVPVLAGGEEDFDACGSQGVVRGLDPNGDGFLAVRGGPGSKHGMLDKIYNGMIVNLCDQRGSWLGVVYSHETTDCGVGTPWPRRQAYSGPCRSGWVYRKFVADYAG, from the coding sequence ATGGTGTCGATGCTCAATAGCCGGACGCTTGGCCTGGCCGCGGCCCTCGTGCTGACGGGCCTGTCGGTCTCGGCCTTGGCGCAGCAGCCCCAGGTCCCGGTGCTGGCTGGCGGCGAGGAGGACTTCGACGCCTGCGGCTCGCAGGGCGTGGTGCGGGGCCTCGATCCCAACGGCGACGGGTTTCTCGCCGTGCGCGGCGGTCCCGGCTCCAAGCACGGCATGCTGGACAAGATCTACAACGGCATGATCGTCAATCTCTGCGATCAGCGCGGGAGCTGGCTCGGCGTCGTCTATTCGCACGAAACCACGGATTGCGGCGTCGGGACGCCCTGGCCGCGCCGTCAGGCCTATTCCGGCCCGTGCCGCTCCGGCTGGGTCTATCGCAAATTCGTAGCGGACTACGCCGGCTGA
- a CDS encoding cytochrome c: MKSMTLLAAVVALGLPGEIQAQDADIAAGKAYAEAVCSKCHAVLAGEDLSSEFGATPFQEVAETPGMTEYALSVWLQTSHPTMPDIVLEQDEMRNVIAYIRSLDRRP; this comes from the coding sequence ATGAAATCGATGACATTGCTTGCTGCCGTGGTGGCGCTGGGCCTGCCGGGCGAGATTCAGGCTCAAGATGCCGATATCGCGGCCGGTAAGGCTTACGCGGAAGCCGTCTGTTCCAAATGTCACGCGGTGCTGGCGGGCGAAGATTTGTCGTCCGAGTTCGGGGCCACGCCCTTTCAGGAGGTGGCCGAGACGCCCGGCATGACCGAATATGCCCTGTCAGTCTGGCTTCAGACCTCCCATCCGACCATGCCCGATATCGTTTTGGAGCAGGACGAGATGCGCAACGTCATCGCCTATATCCGGAGCCTCGACCGCCGGCCTTGA
- the trmD gene encoding tRNA (guanosine(37)-N1)-methyltransferase TrmD, whose translation MTWKATVLTLFPEMFPGPLGLSLAGKALAEGVWHLDAIDIRDFAHDKHRSVDDTPAGGGAGMVMRADIAAAAIDATKAAAPAGTPAIYLSPRGTPLTQAGVEVLAHGPGVILLCGRFEGLDQRVLDAREIEEVSIGDYVLSGGDLAAHVVMDACVRLLPGVVGNAGTHDEESFASGLLEYPHYTRPRDWEGHAIPEVLLSGDHEKIAAWRREQAEALTKKRRPDLWDRHRKAKS comes from the coding sequence ATGACCTGGAAGGCGACTGTGCTCACCCTGTTCCCGGAGATGTTTCCGGGGCCGCTCGGCTTGAGCCTGGCGGGGAAGGCGCTTGCCGAAGGCGTTTGGCACCTCGACGCGATCGATATCCGCGACTTCGCCCATGACAAGCATCGCTCCGTGGACGACACGCCCGCCGGCGGGGGCGCCGGCATGGTGATGCGCGCCGATATTGCCGCGGCCGCCATCGACGCCACGAAAGCCGCGGCCCCGGCGGGCACGCCCGCGATCTACCTGTCGCCACGGGGGACGCCACTCACACAGGCCGGCGTCGAAGTACTCGCCCACGGCCCCGGCGTAATCCTCCTGTGCGGCCGGTTCGAAGGCCTCGACCAGCGCGTGCTCGACGCGCGCGAGATCGAGGAGGTCTCCATCGGCGACTACGTGCTCTCGGGCGGCGACCTCGCCGCCCACGTGGTCATGGACGCCTGCGTGCGCCTGCTCCCCGGCGTTGTGGGCAATGCCGGCACCCACGACGAGGAGAGCTTCGCCTCCGGCCTGCTAGAATACCCCCACTACACTAGGCCGCGGGACTGGGAAGGCCATGCCATTCCCGAGGTGCTTCTCTCCGGCGACCACGAAAAGATCGCGGCTTGGCGCCGCGAACAGGCCGAAGCGCTCACGAAGAAACGCCGTCCCGACCTATGGGACAGGCACCGCAAAGCAAAATCTTGA
- the ffh gene encoding signal recognition particle protein — MFETLSDRLSGIFDKLTRRGALSEADVSEAMREVRRALIEADVALDVVKSFTDRVRAKAVGQDVVKSVTPGQMVVKIVNDELVRMLGSEAQGIDLAATPPVVMMMVGLQGSGKTTTTAKLAHRLTTRDKQKVMMASLDTRRPAAQEQLRVLGEQANVATLPIVEGQSPTEITERAVKAARLGGFDVLLLDTAGRTHIDEELMAETAAIEKIAQPHETLLVADALTGQDAVNLAKNFGERVDLTGIVLTRVDGDGRGGAALSMRAVSGKPIKLMGVGEKLDALEDFHPDRIAGRILGMGDVVGLVEKAMETVEVDKAQKMAERMKKGAFDLNDLSEQLGQMQKLGGMGGVLSMLPGIGKVKKQIDAANLDDSVLKRQQAIISSMTKAERRTPKLLNASRKKRVAAGSGTSVQDINKLVKMHRQMADMMKAMGKKRGGLSALFGGGMPQMPADMPEGASLPQGAELPANFPGLPGGGLPGGLPGLPGAGLPPGLPGLPGQRKKKR, encoded by the coding sequence ATGTTCGAGACCCTCTCAGATCGCCTTTCCGGAATTTTCGACAAGCTCACGCGCCGCGGCGCGCTGAGCGAGGCCGATGTCTCCGAAGCCATGCGCGAGGTGCGCCGCGCTCTGATCGAGGCCGACGTCGCACTCGACGTGGTCAAATCGTTCACGGACCGGGTGAGGGCCAAGGCTGTCGGCCAGGACGTGGTGAAGTCCGTCACGCCCGGCCAGATGGTCGTCAAGATCGTCAACGACGAACTCGTCCGCATGCTGGGGTCCGAGGCCCAAGGCATCGATCTCGCGGCCACCCCGCCCGTCGTCATGATGATGGTCGGCCTGCAGGGCTCCGGTAAGACCACCACCACGGCGAAACTCGCCCATCGCCTCACGACCCGCGACAAACAGAAGGTCATGATGGCCTCGCTCGACACGCGCCGCCCGGCGGCGCAGGAGCAGCTTCGCGTGCTCGGTGAGCAGGCCAATGTCGCCACCTTGCCGATCGTCGAGGGCCAGAGCCCGACCGAGATCACCGAGCGCGCCGTCAAGGCGGCCCGGCTCGGCGGCTTCGACGTGCTGCTGCTCGATACGGCCGGCCGCACCCATATCGACGAAGAGCTGATGGCCGAGACGGCCGCGATCGAAAAAATCGCCCAGCCGCACGAGACACTGCTGGTCGCCGATGCGCTCACCGGTCAGGACGCGGTGAACCTCGCCAAGAACTTCGGCGAGCGCGTCGACCTCACCGGCATCGTGTTGACCCGCGTGGACGGTGACGGCCGTGGCGGCGCAGCGCTCTCCATGCGCGCGGTTTCCGGCAAGCCCATCAAACTGATGGGTGTCGGCGAAAAGCTCGACGCGCTCGAAGATTTCCATCCGGACCGCATCGCCGGCCGCATTCTCGGCATGGGCGACGTGGTCGGCCTGGTCGAGAAGGCCATGGAGACCGTCGAGGTCGACAAGGCCCAGAAGATGGCCGAGCGCATGAAGAAGGGTGCGTTCGACCTCAACGATCTCTCCGAACAGCTCGGACAAATGCAGAAGCTCGGCGGCATGGGCGGCGTGCTCTCCATGCTGCCCGGCATCGGCAAGGTGAAGAAGCAGATCGACGCCGCCAATCTCGACGACAGCGTCCTCAAGCGCCAGCAGGCGATCATCAGCTCGATGACGAAGGCCGAGCGCCGGACCCCGAAGCTCCTGAACGCCTCGCGCAAGAAGCGCGTCGCGGCGGGTTCGGGCACGAGCGTGCAGGACATCAACAAGCTCGTGAAAATGCATCGCCAGATGGCCGACATGATGAAGGCCATGGGCAAGAAACGCGGCGGTCTGTCGGCCCTGTTCGGCGGCGGCATGCCGCAAATGCCGGCCGATATGCCCGAGGGCGCAAGCCTGCCCCAGGGCGCGGAATTGCCGGCCAACTTTCCGGGCCTTCCCGGGGGCGGCCTTCCCGGTGGCCTGCCGGGGCTACCGGGCGCAGGCCTGCCGCCAGGGCTTCCAGGACTTCCCGGGCAGCGCAAGAAGAAGCGCTGA
- the rplS gene encoding 50S ribosomal protein L19, translated as MAFVHGSQTARQAPVKGIEMNIIAELEAEQITERRNKRSVPEFGPGDTVRVNVKVVEGERSRVQAYEGVCIGRAGGGIHENFTVRKISYGEGVERVFPIHSPLIESIEVVRHGRVRRAKLYYLRGRRGKAARIPERRDTRTDAKGKKAHGFKGFTKPKGEPDDLKLIAGITEDLEKKLNKLGVTKFDQIANLSDDGIAYIADKLSLGSQIEDNDWSSKAVALLAETTAEEVPAIEDEPAESDTAEKKDA; from the coding sequence ATGGCGTTCGTCCATGGGTCGCAAACGGCCCGGCAGGCGCCCGTGAAAGGTATCGAGATGAACATTATTGCCGAGCTCGAAGCAGAGCAGATCACCGAGCGCCGCAACAAGCGCAGCGTGCCGGAATTCGGCCCCGGTGACACCGTCCGCGTCAACGTGAAGGTGGTGGAAGGCGAGCGCAGCCGCGTTCAGGCCTATGAGGGCGTGTGCATCGGCCGCGCCGGTGGCGGCATCCACGAGAACTTCACCGTCCGCAAGATTTCCTACGGCGAAGGCGTGGAGCGTGTGTTCCCCATCCACTCGCCGCTGATCGAATCCATCGAAGTGGTTCGCCACGGCCGCGTGCGCCGGGCCAAGCTCTATTACCTGCGCGGACGCCGCGGCAAGGCGGCCCGTATTCCGGAGCGCCGCGATACGCGCACCGACGCCAAGGGCAAGAAGGCGCACGGCTTCAAGGGCTTCACCAAGCCCAAGGGCGAGCCGGACGATCTGAAGCTCATCGCCGGCATTACCGAGGACCTCGAGAAGAAGCTGAACAAGCTCGGCGTCACCAAGTTCGACCAGATCGCCAATCTCAGCGACGACGGTATTGCCTACATCGCCGACAAGCTCTCGCTCGGCAGCCAGATCGAAGACAACGACTGGAGCTCCAAGGCCGTCGCACTTCTCGCCGAAACCACGGCCGAGGAAGTTCCGGCGATTGAGGACGAACCGGCAGAGTCCGACACGGCTGAAAAAAAGGACGCGTAG
- a CDS encoding adenylate/guanylate cyclase domain-containing protein → MTPRPSPQTNSPAPRSPSDLPILNRLGPLRRFAEIGIAGYPRETRIRLAIINVMALLIAFTSLTYVATYASFGAMKYWPLIAANLVLVAIALLAPLAHRINDVAAMILIWVAEYAALFFFVRELGHNSGIQLNYIIGAAVAFAICGIGHIRLVVAAVLSGLALHLAAWFLYPPGSARIAADPALLHNLYISSAVTTFGIVALVVGYALNKADRARAEADRLLANILPEPVIDRLKSDPAERIADAVPDASVLFSDVVGFTALSKELGAARTVEILDGLVTEFDRLAAEHGVEKIKTIGDGYMAVAGVSRAQEDHCQRLARLALALPKVVASLSEAHDVELRIRIGIARGPVMAGVIGADKFSYDVWGETVNYAARLESHSLPGEIQVSAAVCAALGDKFLLTERGPVSIKGVGTRETWFLIEEAGPAPDAKA, encoded by the coding sequence ATGACACCCCGCCCCTCGCCGCAAACAAACAGCCCGGCGCCGAGAAGCCCATCCGATCTGCCGATCCTCAATCGGCTCGGCCCGCTGCGGCGCTTCGCCGAGATCGGCATTGCGGGCTACCCGCGCGAGACCCGCATCCGGCTCGCCATCATCAATGTGATGGCCCTGCTGATCGCCTTTACGTCACTGACCTACGTGGCGACCTATGCGAGCTTCGGGGCCATGAAATACTGGCCACTGATCGCGGCCAATCTCGTGCTTGTCGCCATCGCGCTGCTGGCGCCGCTCGCCCACCGCATCAACGACGTCGCGGCCATGATTCTGATCTGGGTCGCCGAATATGCCGCACTGTTCTTCTTCGTGCGCGAACTCGGTCACAACTCAGGCATCCAGCTGAACTACATCATCGGCGCGGCGGTCGCCTTTGCGATCTGCGGCATTGGGCATATCCGGCTGGTCGTCGCGGCCGTACTGTCCGGCCTCGCGCTCCATCTTGCGGCATGGTTCCTGTACCCGCCTGGCAGCGCGCGCATCGCGGCGGATCCCGCGCTGCTGCACAACCTCTACATCTCCTCCGCCGTCACCACGTTCGGCATCGTGGCGCTGGTGGTGGGCTATGCCCTCAACAAGGCCGACCGTGCCCGGGCCGAGGCCGACCGGCTGCTTGCCAATATCCTTCCCGAACCCGTCATCGACCGACTGAAGTCGGACCCGGCCGAGCGCATCGCCGACGCGGTGCCGGACGCATCGGTCCTGTTCAGCGACGTAGTCGGCTTCACGGCGCTGTCGAAGGAGCTCGGCGCGGCCCGCACCGTCGAGATTCTCGATGGGCTCGTCACCGAGTTCGACCGTCTCGCGGCCGAGCATGGGGTGGAGAAGATCAAGACCATCGGCGATGGGTACATGGCCGTGGCAGGTGTCAGCCGCGCTCAGGAAGATCACTGCCAACGCCTCGCACGGCTGGCGCTCGCCCTGCCGAAAGTGGTGGCGTCCCTGTCGGAGGCCCACGATGTTGAACTGCGCATCCGCATCGGCATTGCCCGGGGCCCGGTCATGGCCGGGGTGATCGGCGCCGACAAATTCTCCTACGATGTCTGGGGCGAGACCGTGAACTACGCGGCGCGGCTGGAATCGCACTCGCTCCCCGGCGAGATTCAGGTCTCGGCGGCAGTCTGTGCCGCCCTTGGCGATAAATTCCTGCTGACCGAACGCGGTCCGGTGTCCATCAAAGGCGTGGGGACGCGCGAAACGTGGTTCCTGATCGAAGAGGCCGGACCGGCCCCCGACGCCAAGGCATGA